In Myxococcota bacterium, a single window of DNA contains:
- the ftsH gene encoding ATP-dependent zinc metalloprotease FtsH translates to MAMFVLLAIFSLFGSTQQEANEVTYSEFLSRLEQGDVAEIVVKGEHIDGKLNDNSTFTTNGPTDGERFQKLLRRHEVKTTYKQPDDTGVWQSLLLSWLPILAFTGLWFLLFRQLQSGGGKAMSFGKSRAKLLSENQQRITFADVAGIEEAKAELEEIVAFLRDPKKFTRLGGRIPKGVLLIGPPGTGKTLLARAIAGEAGVPFFSISGSDFVEMFVGVGASRVRDLFSQGKKNAPCIIFIDEIDAVGRHRGAGLGGGHDEREQTLNQLLVEMDGFESNEGVIIIAATNRPDVLDPAMLRPGRFDRHVTVNRPDLRGREAILRVHVRRVLLAADVNLSVIARGTPGFSGADLENLVNEAALLAARRDGEAVAMRDFELAKEKVLMGAERRSMILSEKERRITAFHEAGHALIAMLEEHSDPVHKVTIIPRGGALGVTMTLPAEDRYCVSKEELLATITRAMGGRAAEELVFQHFSTGAANDLEKATKIARDMVCSYGMSEKLGPVTLSDDHNPVFIGREFGATPKHSPDKARQIDDEVFSILSDRYARAKQMLIDRRDVLDRIAHALLERETLEESDLRLLLDGRELPALPEPQRSPGVPARATPESEGARRRFGDKPVPDPEPVPG, encoded by the coding sequence ATGGCCATGTTCGTCCTCCTGGCCATCTTCAGCCTGTTCGGAAGCACGCAGCAGGAAGCGAACGAAGTCACTTACTCGGAGTTCCTGTCTCGGCTCGAGCAGGGCGACGTGGCCGAGATCGTCGTGAAGGGCGAGCACATCGACGGCAAGCTCAACGACAACTCCACCTTCACCACGAACGGCCCGACCGACGGCGAGCGCTTCCAGAAGCTTCTGCGCAGACACGAGGTGAAGACGACTTACAAGCAGCCGGACGACACCGGCGTGTGGCAGTCGCTCCTGCTGTCGTGGCTGCCGATCCTCGCCTTCACGGGGCTCTGGTTCCTGCTCTTCCGCCAGCTCCAGTCGGGCGGGGGCAAGGCCATGAGCTTCGGCAAGTCGCGCGCGAAGCTCCTGTCCGAGAACCAGCAGCGAATCACTTTCGCCGACGTGGCGGGCATCGAGGAGGCCAAGGCCGAGCTGGAAGAGATCGTCGCGTTCCTGCGCGATCCCAAGAAGTTCACGCGCCTGGGCGGGCGCATCCCGAAGGGCGTGCTGCTGATCGGCCCGCCGGGCACCGGCAAGACACTGCTCGCGCGCGCGATCGCGGGCGAGGCGGGCGTGCCGTTCTTCTCGATCTCGGGCTCCGACTTCGTCGAGATGTTCGTGGGCGTGGGCGCCAGCCGCGTGCGCGATCTCTTCAGTCAGGGCAAGAAGAACGCGCCCTGCATCATCTTCATCGACGAGATCGACGCCGTCGGCCGGCACCGCGGCGCCGGCCTGGGCGGCGGTCACGACGAGCGCGAGCAGACGCTGAACCAGCTTTTGGTCGAGATGGACGGCTTCGAGTCGAACGAGGGCGTGATCATCATCGCGGCGACGAACCGCCCCGACGTGCTCGATCCGGCGATGTTGCGCCCGGGCCGCTTCGACCGCCACGTCACCGTGAATCGCCCCGACCTGCGCGGTCGCGAGGCGATCCTGCGCGTGCACGTGCGGCGCGTGCTGCTCGCCGCCGACGTGAACCTGTCGGTGATCGCGCGCGGCACGCCCGGCTTCTCCGGCGCCGACCTGGAGAACCTCGTGAACGAGGCGGCGCTGCTCGCGGCGCGCCGCGACGGTGAGGCCGTCGCCATGCGCGACTTCGAGCTGGCCAAGGAAAAGGTGCTGATGGGCGCCGAGCGCCGCAGCATGATCCTGTCCGAGAAGGAACGGCGGATCACCGCCTTCCACGAGGCGGGTCACGCGCTGATCGCCATGCTCGAGGAGCACAGCGACCCCGTGCACAAGGTCACCATCATCCCGCGCGGCGGGGCGCTGGGAGTCACGATGACCCTGCCCGCCGAGGACCGCTACTGCGTCTCGAAGGAGGAGCTCCTGGCGACGATCACGCGCGCCATGGGCGGGCGCGCCGCGGAGGAGCTCGTGTTCCAGCACTTCTCCACGGGTGCGGCCAACGACCTCGAGAAGGCGACCAAGATCGCGCGCGACATGGTGTGCAGCTACGGCATGAGCGAGAAGCTCGGCCCGGTGACTCTGTCGGACGACCACAACCCGGTGTTCATCGGGCGCGAGTTCGGCGCGACACCGAAGCACAGCCCCGACAAGGCGCGGCAGATCGACGACGAGGTCTTCTCGATCCTGTCCGACCGCTACGCGCGCGCCAAGCAGATGCTGATCGACCGCCGCGACGTGCTCGACCGCATCGCGCACGCGCTGCTCGAGCGCGAGACGCTCGAGGAGAGTGACCTGCGGCTCCTGCTCGATGGCCGGGAGCTCCCGGCCCTGCCCGAGCCGCAGCGCTCGCCGGGCGTGCCCGCTCGTGCGACCCCCGAATCCGAGGGAGCGCGCCGCCGCTTCGGCGACAAGCCCGTCCCCGACCCCGAGCCGGTTCCAGGATAG